CCCTTGAGACCCCTGGGGGACGATGAGGAATACTGGCTGGCCACGGCGCCCCCCACCGAGCTGCCGCCCGAGTTGCGGGCCGTGACCGAGTTGCGGCTGCGGCATCTGGACGCCCAGCGCAGCATTGAGCGCCTGAGCCGCCGCCTGTCGTCCATGGCCACCGCCGCCACCACCGACGCCCTGACCGGCCTGCCCAACCGTTGGGCCCTGGACACCGAACTCAGTCACCTGGACGCCACGGCTGAGGAGTTCGCGGTGGTATTTATTGACCTGGACGGCTTCAAGGCCATCAACGACGAACATGGTCACGCCATGGGCGACTCGCTGCTCAAGGGCTACGGCCTGTGGCTTTCGCGCGTCACGGGGCCCTGGGGCCGGGTCTACCGGATGGGCGGCGACGAGTACCTGCTGCTGGTGACGCACTTTCCTGGCACCGCAGAGGCCTTTGAGGCCTGGGCGCACGAGCGGCTTCCGCAGCTGTTCGTGGATGGGGTCACGGCCAGTATTGGCATCGCGTGGCGCCACGAGCGCCCCAGCGTCGGCGAGGTCCTGAAGCTGGCCGACCAGCGGATGTACCAGGCCAAGACGGCCCAGGCCCGCGCGCCCAAGGAAGCCCCATAAAGCGGGGGGTCTGGGCACAGCACCCCGGGGCTGTCCTGCACCTAGGGTGTGTAGGCCAAGGTACCCGCTACAGAAGGGTTAGATTTCCAAAGCGGTACGCTAGTCAAGGTGTCGAGTGACATAGCGCCAGTTCTGAACATCGAAAGCCTTCGCCTTCACCTCGTTGCCGTCCGCGATCAGGGCCGCGCAAAGATGGCAGAAGATGCCATAACACCTTCTTGGGAAGCTGGCGATGTCATCGCACAATTCCTGACCCAAAGGCTGGCAACAGAGGGGGTGAGTTGGGCTCAGGTGTGGCGGGAAGCCATGTTCAGTCCTGGAGGAGATGATGTCCGCGCCCTCTGGATTCGTTTGGCATGGCAAACGGGCGAGATCCTCGAACTGTGTCTGCCAGATCACCCACAGATGGAAATTCTGTTGGGACCGCCTGAAGATGCAAAGGCCCCCAGCGGTCTCGATCTCGGTATTGACTTGGATGATCCAGAAAATGAGATGTGGTTCCCCTTGAGGTCATGGGGTGCAGAACTTCTCCCCGACCCGTTTCAAGAAGATCAGAACTGGCGGGTGGCCACGTCTCGTTAGAGCCAGAGCAGGATGGATGCCACAGTGAGCCATCCCTGGTAACTCGCAGCCCGCTTGTCATAGCGCGTGGCGATTCGTCGAAAGTGTTTGAGGCGACCAACCAAACGCTCAATCTTGTTGCGCTCCTTGTACACGGCAGGATCGAAGCAGAGATCCAGCCCTTGATCCTTCCGCCTCGGAATGGTGATTCGAATGCCGCGGCTGTGGAGATACTTTCGAGTCGTCGTGTAGCTGTAGCCTTTGTCACCCACCACGCGATCAGGACGGATTCGCGGGCGTCCTCGTCCTGCACGAACAACCGCGCCTGTTTCCAGGAGGGGTGCCAAGAATCT
Above is a window of Deinococcus multiflagellatus DNA encoding:
- a CDS encoding GGDEF domain-containing protein; translation: MAVSISSQAQRQDGLDHLIVGVARAQSAEALAQQLLSGVPGLRGVALWGEGGTLALAWAGEKPAEPHSPLRPLGDDEEYWLATAPPTELPPELRAVTELRLRHLDAQRSIERLSRRLSSMATAATTDALTGLPNRWALDTELSHLDATAEEFAVVFIDLDGFKAINDEHGHAMGDSLLKGYGLWLSRVTGPWGRVYRMGGDEYLLLVTHFPGTAEAFEAWAHERLPQLFVDGVTASIGIAWRHERPSVGEVLKLADQRMYQAKTAQARAPKEAP